The genomic stretch AATTTCCCGAACGGGAAAGTCCGTCAGTTATCATATCTGTTTCCCCCTTCGAGTTCGCTTTTCGTTATGTACTGCTCTTCACGGAGGCTCTCAGTTGCGCTCCCTGCGGAGGATATGCTCAGTGCTGCTCTGGGACAGGCTTCCACACTCTTGAAGGTGGCATCGCTTACTTTTTCCGTGAGAAATTCATAGTAGAAGGCATCCTTCTCCGGTGTCCACTCCCTATCGAGCTTGATCAGGCTGCCGTCAGAGTAGTGCCAGCACCAGTCACACTGAATGCAGATTCCGCAGTTGAAGCATCTTCCCGCCATAAGCTGAGCGAGGTCGGCATCAACTGTTTTCACTATTTCATCAAAGTTTCCGTTCCTCTTCTCAAGGGGGACTGTTTCTTCTATCAGTCTGCCGCTCTTTTCAAAATATTTAGTGTTCAATGTATTGTAGAAGGCTGTCTTTCTGTTTTTATCAGTTTCCACTGTTTCGCCGAGGTATTCGCGCACGCTTTTCACAGTGTCCTGCGCAAGCCCCACCACACGAACCACCATTCCGGTGTTGTCTGTTGCGCCCATTGCGGCGTCACCAGTTATGAAGATTTTGCTCTGCACATCCTCCGGCAGGTCGCGGCAGATCATTCTGGGGAAATCCACAGTGAACTTCTCCCCCACGAAGAAGAGATCCGGCTTGTCGCCTATGGCGAGGACTATGCGGTCAAAGTGGTAGGTTTCAGTCTCGCCGTAAACGGCCACGGGTTTGGAGCGGCCGCTCTCGTCCACGGGGCCGAGCTTCATCTTCTGCACAGTGAGCCTGAGAGCGTCTTCCGTTTTTTCTATCTTAAGCGGGCTTCTGAGAAATTTAAACTTCACGCCTTCGCGCTTTGTTTCCTCAACCTCGCCCTGATGAGCGGTCATTTCGGCTGATGTTCGCCTGTAAACCATTGTGGGCTCCGCACCGAGGCGGACAGCACAGCGCACAACATCCATCGCCGTATATCCGCCGCCGATTACGCCTATCTTCTCGCCTTTTTTTATGCCGAGCTTCTCAAACTGTCCGAGGTTTACCTTTTTCAGGAAGGCTATACCGTTCTCCACCCCGTCAAGCTGTTCGCCCTCTATACCCAGTTCACCGGGTTTGTGGGCTCCGGTGGCGACTATCACCGCATCGTAGTTTCCGGCTAAGTCCTTGAAGCTTTCCTTATTTATATTTGCGCAGGTGTGTATCACAACTCCGGTCTCTTTTATGAAGGCCAGTTCCTTTTCAAAAACATCACGGGGGTAGCGGTAGGCGGGTATTCCCTCGGTGAGGAGGCCGCCTGCGACCTCATGCTTCTCGAAAACCTCCACCCTGTAGCCGCAGCGGGCAAGGAAATATGCGGATGAGAGCCCTGCGGGGCCGGAGCCAACTATGGCTATTTTTTTATCCTTCGCCTCTCCGGTCATTTTCGGTTTCAGGCCTTTTTCATACCCCGCATCGGAAACAAAGCGTTCAAGCGCCTTTATGTCCACAGGCTGGTCGTATTTAGTGCGGTTACAGGCCGTTTCGCAGGGGTGGTCGCAGAACCTGCCGCAGCCAGAGCTGAAAGGGTTTGTCTCCTTGAGCACGTAGAAGGCTTCGTCAAACCTGCCGAGGGCTGTGAGGTGGAGAAATCTGGGTATATCGTTTCTGGCGTAGCAGCCGTGGTTGCCGAGATGATCACGGCTGTAACAGGGGCTGAGCCTGTTAATATACAGCGGAAGCAGTTTTTTCAATGCTTACCTCCATGAAAAATTATCTAATAACCGTTATAAAAATAATAATCTAATGTGATTTGTCAATATTGCCTAACAAAGGCACTATAATATATAAAATTAAAACGATAAAGATTTTTTTGCATATTTTGATCTCCATCAAGTAAATTATACCGTAACGGATGTATTCTTTCAAAACAAAGAAAGGTTAAATGGACAAGGATTCTTCGCTCTGGGCGGATGCGGAGAGTCTAATGCATTTTCCATGGAAGGAAATGCACCGTAAACACGTACAGCATTACGGCAAAGCCGGAAAAATATAGAGAGGTATAGAATATGCATCAGGGATGTTCAGGAACATTTGAAAACGGAAAACAGGTGGTCAACAAGCTCAGACATATGGGCTACGGTTCAATGCCCATGCCTATGCCCATGGTTATTCACTGCTCCAACTGCGAGGAGAGCTTCACCATGGAAACATTCGAGGCAAAATGCCCGAACTGCGACATGACATACGGCGTAACCCCCTGCCACAGCCACGACCCGGAAAGCGTTCAGGCGGCCGGAATCAACTACTGAAAAAACATAAAGCTTCCTCGGCATCATTCTCAGAGGTGATGCCGAATACGGCTTCAAAAAAGCACTTTCTTTATTTTGGTAGGCTTATTTACTTTGATGAAACCAATGCGCTGCACTTAATATGCATCCGTTTTCATCTTAGATTCACAAGGTAGGACTTTTTAACGGCTAATGTATTTGGACTTAATCCCAACAAAGACTCAACTTCAGTGGGATAAACATAAAATCCTTTTTCTGCCATGTCATTCATAATAAAATCATTTGAATATACTTCTTTTAATAGTTCTACACCTTGCTTCAATAATGTATTTTTAATATTAAACTCAACATCATCAGGTTCCCATAATCTCCACTTATAAGTACTGATTTGCTTATACAGCTTGGTCTTAATTTCGTTATCTATTATGCCTAAATCACTTGCTCGCATGATTAATGCTTGTATTGATACTTTCCATTTACGTTTTAAATTACGATAAGTTTGAAGCTTATACGGATTTAGATTGACAAAATCTTTTTTAATTTCTTCCTCTGGCAACAAAAAAGCACTAGCAAAAGCATCGGCTTGTTCTTCTCGCAATTTGAACACCTCATCTGATAGCTTTTCAGTGCTTTCTTGCCAAGGATGCATTAATATATGACCTAATTCATGCGCCATATCAAATAATGCTCTGGATTCAGATTGTTGTTCATTTAGTATAACCATGCAATAATCATCTTTTTTTGTGCTATATGCATCTATTTTTCTGTCAGAAGTTAACAAAACAACAGGAATACCATTGGATTCTAAAGTATGTTTTAAATTACCAACAGGAGCGTTACCTAAATTCCAATACCTACGAATATCGTCAGCAACATATTTAGGAGCAGGGCATGACTCTATATCATATTTCTTAATATTCAACCGAGGAAACTCAATATATTCAACCAAATATCTATAAATCTTAAATAAAAAATCTGTCTTAATTTTTTGTTTTGCAATATCTGTTTCTCTTGCTGTTGTTTTACGTCTAAAATATATTATTGTATTTTCATCTACAATATCTTCATCTTGAATAAAAAATTTTGAAGGGAAATTGAGCTCTTTTGCTAAAGCACCAATTTTTTCCAAATCTAAAGCACCTTGATTTTTTTCATATAGCGATAATGATTGCTTACTTATACCGACCTTATCTCCAAGCTCTGAAAGCGTAAGCCCTCTGTATATTCTTGCTATTTTAAGCCTTTTTCCTATCTTTAGTGACATTTAAATTACCTTTCAATTTGAGTTCCACGAGTTCCTCAGGTTTGCTAGAGATTTCTGGAACAAAATCTATATCACATCTTTCCAAAACTTCAAAGCGTTCATCCGTATAAATAATTTGCATTCCGTTAAGCTCCACGTCGCCATAATGGAGTACAAAAAGTAAAGTATAATCCCTATACTTTTCGGGAAGCAATTTGTGTGGTTCAACATAGTCCTCAAAATCTTCATCCCAAGAAAGTTGTTTATATTTGTGCTCAGGGTTTCTGACTTCCTTTAGCAACATAGCAAGCCAATTTTTTCGAAACCTATCGTAATCACGCCTACGCATATCAATTGCTGACTCACGTTTTACAACTAACATAACTTTGTGAATATCGTCATGAAGTATAAAAGCCTCATAACAACAACGCTTTAGTATTCTATACTCTATACCACGATGAAGGGCAGACAGTTGAGCAAGATTGTGATTAATTTCATCATTTCTAGCCTCAGAACGGCTATTACCTGTAACTCTTCTATATGTTTGGGAGAGTTTAAGATACGCATCTGCGCAATTATTTCTCATTGCATGAAAGAACTCTGGACGTTTCTTATAATACTCACTTGCAATATTGCTCAAAATACACCTCTTCAATGTTTTGTATATAATTGTATATCGTAATTTGATTGTCAAGTGTATTTTAGACGAAATGTAGCAATATTATGGTTTTTTTACAGAATTTGTCCAATAACATACAGACTGAGAATTGGAAATTAAATAACCTTGTGTTTATTAATTCAAACTTTAACACAGCAATCATGCCTGAAAAACCAGAATATCTAACATAAAGAAAAGCTGAATGATGACCGCATCACTTCATCAGTTCAATAAAGGTTGAAAGCATTTTATATACTTTCTCCTGCTCCCGCTCATCCATCTTCATCACGGTTTTCATTACTTTATCCCACTCAGGGGGGATCTGCGCTCCGCATGAGGTGAGTTTGTATTCTCCTGATTTATCAGTATCTCCAAGAAGATAGCTCACTGGAACATTAAGAACTTCCGCCAACCTGTACAGTATGCCGATACCTATCTCGCCGCCGGTGCTGTTGTTAAGAAAGCGCGTGAGATGCTGGTATGATATACCCGCCTTCTCTGTCACCTTTAGCCGTGAAAGACCGGATTCCGCAATAGCCTCAAGAATATTGTTCCTTACCTGTTCAATCCTGTTCATACTGTTAAGAATACAGTAATCCCCTGATTCAATACATTATCTTATAAGGCATATATAATATAATATACACTTGAAATTGCATCTTAAAAGATATAATATTGCAAAAATCGAACACGAATTTACATCTGACAAATGCCCGCCGTCTCCTGAAAACATGGCGGGGGCGGGCTTGAGAAACGGCTGTTTTTTAATCAGGAGCTTTTTTATCTCCTTTCACCCAAATCAGGGTTGACTTATCGATCTCTTCATAGCAGAATAACTCAACGGGATTCAGGGAAGCGCGGTTAAAATCCGTCACTGCCCCCGCAACTGTGAGCCGGACGAACGCTCCTTTTCTTCGCCACTGTAATATGTACGGGAAGGCTGAGCAAGTAGGACGACGGCAAGTCAGGATACCTGCCCCGCGGAATAAACTGCCCATCGGAGGGATGGATGAGATTATCACACGCCGCCGTTATTTCAGCGCATATAATCTTTAGCTGTTAAACATCCTCCCGCTCGAACTACGCTTATTTTACGGAGGATTGATTATATGATAGAAAAAGTTATGAAACGTGACGGGCGCTTTGTTTCCTTTGATCAGGAACGCATAGCAAACGCCATTTTCAAGGCCGCAAAGTCTGTCGGCGGAACCGACAGAAACAATGCCGCCGCCCTTTCCCTTATAGTTACCAGAAAGCTCACCGATGCTTATGAGCGCTACGGCTCCTGCTCTGTTGAGGAGATACAGGACTGCGTGGAGAAGGTGCTCATTGAACAGGGGCATGCCAAAACTGCCAAAGCATTTATAATATACAGAAAACAGCGTGCAGATATGCGCTCGCTCACCGACAGCATGGAGGGGTTTGAATCCATAGTGGAAACATATCTCGGCGGAAGTGACTGGCGTGTAAACGAAAACAGCAACACAACCTATGCTCTTCAGGGGC from Geovibrio ferrireducens encodes the following:
- a CDS encoding FAD-dependent oxidoreductase, which encodes MKKLLPLYINRLSPCYSRDHLGNHGCYARNDIPRFLHLTALGRFDEAFYVLKETNPFSSGCGRFCDHPCETACNRTKYDQPVDIKALERFVSDAGYEKGLKPKMTGEAKDKKIAIVGSGPAGLSSAYFLARCGYRVEVFEKHEVAGGLLTEGIPAYRYPRDVFEKELAFIKETGVVIHTCANINKESFKDLAGNYDAVIVATGAHKPGELGIEGEQLDGVENGIAFLKKVNLGQFEKLGIKKGEKIGVIGGGYTAMDVVRCAVRLGAEPTMVYRRTSAEMTAHQGEVEETKREGVKFKFLRSPLKIEKTEDALRLTVQKMKLGPVDESGRSKPVAVYGETETYHFDRIVLAIGDKPDLFFVGEKFTVDFPRMICRDLPEDVQSKIFITGDAAMGATDNTGMVVRVVGLAQDTVKSVREYLGETVETDKNRKTAFYNTLNTKYFEKSGRLIEETVPLEKRNGNFDEIVKTVDADLAQLMAGRCFNCGICIQCDWCWHYSDGSLIKLDREWTPEKDAFYYEFLTEKVSDATFKSVEACPRAALSISSAGSATESLREEQYITKSELEGGNRYDN
- a CDS encoding helix-turn-helix domain-containing protein, which gives rise to MSLKIGKRLKIARIYRGLTLSELGDKVGISKQSLSLYEKNQGALDLEKIGALAKELNFPSKFFIQDEDIVDENTIIYFRRKTTARETDIAKQKIKTDFLFKIYRYLVEYIEFPRLNIKKYDIESCPAPKYVADDIRRYWNLGNAPVGNLKHTLESNGIPVVLLTSDRKIDAYSTKKDDYCMVILNEQQSESRALFDMAHELGHILMHPWQESTEKLSDEVFKLREEQADAFASAFLLPEEEIKKDFVNLNPYKLQTYRNLKRKWKVSIQALIMRASDLGIIDNEIKTKLYKQISTYKWRLWEPDDVEFNIKNTLLKQGVELLKEVYSNDFIMNDMAEKGFYVYPTEVESLLGLSPNTLAVKKSYLVNLR
- a CDS encoding DUF5986 family protein encodes the protein MSNIASEYYKKRPEFFHAMRNNCADAYLKLSQTYRRVTGNSRSEARNDEINHNLAQLSALHRGIEYRILKRCCYEAFILHDDIHKVMLVVKRESAIDMRRRDYDRFRKNWLAMLLKEVRNPEHKYKQLSWDEDFEDYVEPHKLLPEKYRDYTLLFVLHYGDVELNGMQIIYTDERFEVLERCDIDFVPEISSKPEELVELKLKGNLNVTKDRKKA
- a CDS encoding helix-turn-helix domain-containing protein produces the protein MNRIEQVRNNILEAIAESGLSRLKVTEKAGISYQHLTRFLNNSTGGEIGIGILYRLAEVLNVPVSYLLGDTDKSGEYKLTSCGAQIPPEWDKVMKTVMKMDEREQEKVYKMLSTFIELMK